One window from the genome of Pseudalkalibacillus hwajinpoensis encodes:
- a CDS encoding RsfA family transcriptional regulator, with protein MKVRQDAWSHEDDLMLAETVLRHVREGSTQLKAFDEVGDRLSRTSAAVGFRWNAIVRERYEQALKLAKKQRKEMKRAERRQPEYTNKETHTTVSTQEQPISQPLIETSIPYTEPVQIKKEMTMREVISFLSNLEQSASSTNRLRTNVEKLESENQHLKEENTLLHQKIKTLENEQQIMKEDYQSLIQIMDRARRMVVLNDNEDHNVPTFKMDKNGNLEKVAR; from the coding sequence ATGAAAGTAAGACAAGATGCCTGGTCTCATGAAGATGATTTAATGCTTGCCGAAACAGTGCTGCGGCATGTAAGAGAAGGCAGTACGCAATTAAAAGCCTTTGATGAAGTTGGTGATCGACTAAGTCGCACATCAGCCGCTGTCGGATTCCGCTGGAATGCCATTGTCCGCGAAAGATACGAGCAGGCCTTAAAGCTAGCGAAAAAGCAGCGAAAAGAAATGAAACGAGCCGAACGAAGGCAGCCTGAATACACAAATAAAGAAACACATACGACTGTTTCCACCCAAGAACAACCAATCTCACAACCATTAATTGAAACTTCAATACCATACACCGAACCGGTACAAATAAAAAAAGAAATGACTATGAGAGAAGTAATCTCATTCTTATCAAACTTAGAACAATCCGCTTCCTCAACAAACAGACTTAGAACAAATGTCGAGAAACTAGAATCAGAGAATCAACACCTAAAAGAAGAAAACACCCTTCTTCATCAAAAAATCAAAACACTCGAGAACGAACAACAAATCATGAAAGAAGATTACCAATCCCTCATCCAAATCATGGACCGAGCCAGAAGAATGGTCGTCCTAAACGACAACGAAGACCACAACGTCCCAACATTCAAAATGGATAAGAATGGGAACCTAGAAAAAGTCGCAAGGTGA